The window ccaaacaaaacccgAGATCCCCCCAGAAGAGGACAACGGCCCAGCACCACTCGGAGTTAAAAGTCTCAGAACCAGGTGTTCTGTTTTGGCGTTCAAGAAAGTCTCTGTTACGATCAATTTGTTTAAAACTCTCCATTAAAGCTCTAGAGACAGGCATTAGTTTGACCACAGTCTCTTCCTTTTTGAGAGTGAATAGATTATAAAGTTTCCAGTTTATATGGTCCCAAAAATCAAAGGTAAAAGCAGACTGCAAGCCTATATTTTGAGTATTTGCTTTTACCCAGATTAGGAAGTCTTTTAGTTGATGTTTTGAGATGTCTGAACGTCCTTTATCCTGTAAAATTTTCTTGAGCTGGTAAAAAAAAGTCCCATTCTGTCTTAGATGATTTCCCATCACGTTGCCCAAAAGCTCCTAAAATTACTACTTATTACTTACAAGGACAGCAGGTGCAGACGACGAAAGGGATGATCCATTCCTCTTGTTAGCGACCTGGGCCTCCAGCGACCAAATTATCCAcgattttctcttttttaatcctCTAGTCacaattttctattttaatgcTTTAGTCTAACTAAGTTCCTCACAGAGGACCACCAATTAACGCCGGCCGAGGGCTATGTACAAATCACGAACGGGacgggactgctgtggaacgtgccttgagctggtttacttttcagcatcagtctcattacatggttatgacaatgggaagatgccagcagctcacatcccaagcagcagacaaagaacttaatgttacaacttactttataacttttttgaccaatcacacaaagcagaagcatattgacagtggttccatccaaccgCTATAAGCACATGTACCTgtggttaaaacaatgcttgcaTATTTCgaatacaatgcctgcttgtaagccttaaaacacaatgcacagagctccattatgaaacttcaaacttcctaatatcttgctagataaacttttctgcagcttaggaagttatcctatacaagcattaatacacagaccattgttctgtTCGTCCTTGCAtttctacttttaaaataattttttgtctgacctatctcatggctactgcttatctctaatcacagttctgctgtctctgaggcctgccttttgcagctttcccaaaaccctctgattcTGGGGATTCCCACAACCCATAGTGACAATCACATTATTTGTGGGCTCCTTGATTCTCACCCAGAGACTCTTAAGTGTGCCGTTTCAGCTCCATAGATTCCAACCCTTCTATTCCatgcagtgccaccccctgcctcTTCTGCCCTGCCTTTCCCTCCTGATGAGCCTGTAACCATCCAGCAGGGCACTCCAGCCCCAGGACTTGTCCCACCAGTTTCACTTATGCCAACGATAGCAAGTCTCTGGCACCGGGTGACAGCTTCCTGGTCTCCATTGCTCCTTCCTCAAGCTGCATTCATTGGTAATGAAACATTTTCACGAGTGGTACTTTGTGGCCAACACCTGTGAAGCCCATTGAGGGGTTCCctttctgctcctttcctcACCTTTTGGCACACAATGCCACTGTTCATCACTGGCCAGCCTGgtattttcccattctctttCCCAGACTAGTTTAAAGCCCTGTCAAAGAGCCCTGCTAGCTCCTGGGCTAGAactccttttcccctctgagaATGGCTGATCCTGTCAAGTGTCTGTAGACGACATGGTGAATGGATCACCCCACGGTCAAAACcccaatatttttttccttacgCCAGCCTTGGAGTCATGCATTGACCCCATGGATCTGCCTATTCCTACCAGTATAATTCCTCGTTACCGACAGGTCAAGGAAATCACTCCCAGTGTTCCTGATCCGTGTACCAATTGTCCCAAGGCCCTGGAGTCTCTGTTGATTGAGTGCACTGTGTCAGATGAGTTGGTTTAAAAACCTTTATTAGTAAAAGCATTTTCTTGGGAGAGACATCCTTTTATGCCCAGTCCGGGCACAGCAGGAccagcagtgacaccagcaCAGGTGAGTTCCTCGTTCTCTTCTCCTGGTGCCCCACAAGGACAGGTGCTGGTTGAGAGGGGCCCGGGCCCGGAGAGCATCTGCTGCGCTGGTCCCTCCGCTCGGCTTGGCCGTGTCCTTCAGAAGAGCAGGACAGTGCGGATACTGAAACGTGGAAGGAAAGGGAGGGttggctgcagctcaggagcaggCAGTGTGGCAGGCAGGTGTGCCTGGGGACCGGCCACCTTCTTTGTCATCCAGCCTCTTCCTGCCTGAGCTGCATGAGCGGGGCAGCCTTCAAATCCCTGCTGAGGGGAGCCCCTCAAGGGATAAAGCCACAGGATCTGTGCTGAGCTGAACCATGAGCAGGAGGGTTCCCTGTGCTGAGCATGGGCTCTTCCCTCTGGGCTATGGCAGATCTTGCCAGCACTCAGCTGTGAGGCCCTGCTTCCTCAAAAGGCTCAGGTGCTCTTTGGGAAGCCAGTGTTGCAGGCTCTGCCTCCTGGAATTTtaggaggaggagctgaggtttGCTGAACCTCCTGCCAGTCAGGGTCTCACCTTTTTCCCGCACGTAACAACTCAAATCCCTCGTTCACTTGAGCGAATGGCAGCGTCTGCGTGATCAGCAAGTCTGAATtgaatttcttttccaaatagCCGGAAACTAATTTGGGGATACATTCTCTCGGCTTCCAGCCTAGAaacaggagagagcagctgcctgAGTAATGGGAGAAAGGCAGTTGTGGTAAGGTAGTGTTACTGTGAGGGTCAGGACTGAGTGACCAGTGCTGGTGCCACACACTTTTGAGAGGTTTTCTGCTCTTTAGGATGAGTGGGTTATTGTGCGGAACAGGTGGAGGATTTTTTGCATGTCTAATGGTAATGTTCAATGCAGTGCTCCTCTTTAGTTGTCTTTTACTTGAAAACCCTCTTCTACTATGGATTGTCAACTactatgaaaagaaaatctgaaatattaaGATTGTATTCTTAAGTTCACTACCTCCAAGCAGAGTCCCCTTCCAAGTACGCCCAGTCAGCAGAAGTGTGGGATTGATGGAAATCTCTGAACCAGAATCCAGTAGCCCAACCATCACACAGACACCACTGCTCATATTGCAGGAAGCCAAGGCAGCAATCTGATGGGACAGGCAGGAGAATGAGAGGAAGCCCTAATGGGTTAGTCATGGGAGCGCTCTTTTTGTGCAAtcacctgctcctccctggTAATCTGAAAACACACATCCCCCCTTGTGGAGCAGACCTGGATAGCTTGGGGCCTCTTTTAAGATTCATGCCATTTTCTCTCACAAAGAtattcccagcagtgcaggcagcctGTGAGGAACTTCCCTTGGGGGTTGATTTTAgtcctgagaggaggctgtgatgaTCTGGGAGGGAGGACAGGTGCTGAAGTGCCACCTACCATGGTGTCCTCGTGCCCGATGGCCTCAAAGGAGTAGTCCACACCCTGCCCGGTCATCTCAGTGAGCACCTCCTGGATGGGCTTCTGGAAGTCTCGAGGGTTGATGCAGTCGGTGGCTCCCAGCTTCTTGGCCGTGGCAAACTTGTCCTTGTTGATGTCCACGCCAATGATGCGGGAAGCTCCAGCTGCCTTACAGCCCATGACAACAGAGAGGCCAACTCCTCCGAGGCCAAAAACGGCACAGGTGGAGCCTGGTTTTACCTGCACAGATGGGAGCCTGTGAGTCTCCAGCAGCaagaggtggaggaggaggaggaggtttcTTTTGCACAGGATTGGTGAGCTTGTGTGGGTGGCCATGGGGTGCTGAACACGCCTGAATACCAACCTTGGCTGTGTTGATGGCAGCCCCATAGCCTGTGGAAAACCCACAGCCAAGCAAGCAGACTTTGtccagaggtgctgcagcatcAATCTTGGCAACAGTGTATTCTGGGACGACGGTGTATTCTGCAAAGGTGCTGACCCACACAAAATGGTGGATTTGCTTCCCTTTGCAAGAGAAGCGGCTGGTCTTGTCCGGCAGCAGGTTTTGTGGTTCAGAGAAACTGTGTGGGATATGCAAGTATTTGTATTTGATTGTCTGAAGCACAGATTGGGGTGTCAGATTTGTCATAAAGTCAATCCCATGTGGGTGTAGGGGAAGGGAAAGTAAACTTACTGGGACTTCTGGCAGAAGTTGGATTCAGGATTCCGGCAGAAGCTGCATTCCCCACACTGAGGGATGGCAAGTGGAATTACTTTGTCTCCTGCAACAAAGTGAATCTCCGTTAGGTGCCTTTTGCTCTGCAGTCCCTGAGGGCATTGCCTGTTGAATCACCTCTCCTGAGCTTTATGATGGTAGAAACCTACCATGAaccctctgctttccctgtaTGGATGTAGGCTCCAGGCCTCATCTGTCTATAGAGGGAACAGATTGGAAAACTGGACATGAGAGTCCAGTACATAGTCTGCACTTATGTTTTTAACCGGTGACTCAGGAGCAGGGGAAGTTTCTGAGCTCTTGGCAGAGCTTTGAGTCCTGAATCCTGGGCATACATTTGAGTGTGTGTTGGTTACCTGGTTTCACAGAGGTCACTCCTTCTCCAATGCTTTCCACAATCCCAGCTCCTTCATGGCCAAGAATAACTGGGAATTCCACACTAGACAAAGAACCTTTTAAAGTGTGATCATCGGTGTGACAGATGCCTGTGGCCACAATCTGTTTGGAGAGGAAAGAGTAAATGGTGATTTCTAGAAATAGTCCAGCCActgtttatttcagtttgtAGAAGGATTTTCCACAGAACTTCTCTGGGCACTTAAGTTGATGGGTGGACACTGATCACTTGATTATATCCATGCTACAGCCACAAGAAGAGCACGTTCctcaagggagaaaaaattattgaaatgtatttttaccTTGATCCGGACTTCCCCTGCCTTTGGGGGTGCAACTTCCACCTCTTCAATAGAGAGTGGTTTGCCCGGGGCCCAGGCAacagcagccctgcacctgATAACCTGGAAACAACCGAAAGGAATTCATTGCAGAGAAAGGTTCACCTTTGACAACAGCCCAGGACAGTTGTCCTACAATCACCAAAGCCCGGGCTGCACAACACATGTCTCTGCACACTGCAGCACACACTTCTAGAGCTACAAaactgccctgggctgtgttctGAGGATTGCTGGTTGGGTGGGATTTGGTGGGAGAGCAAAAACACTGGAGTGCTCAGCTGTATGCGAAGCCAGTTCAGTAAACAGTGGCTTTGTGTGAAGTGTGAATTACAAAATGAAGTGACTGGTTCATCTGGTGTACGAGCAGGTGTGACAGCAAGATGAATGCTTCTGCAGCTTAAAGCAAGCAAGACAGAACTTTTCGTTTCAGTGAGCTGAAGGTATCTAAAAAGAGGTTGCAAAAtagtcccagcctggctggcaaCTGGATAATTTCTCTCCTTGTCAAAAGGATGATTTATAGCTCAAACCCTTCCCCGATCAACTCAAAGTACTTTGGCATCAGCAAATTGGGGCTTGCAGCCTGAAAAGAGCATTGCCATGGACGAGGTTGAGTGCAGGTGAGCGGCTGAAGAGGGCACCACTGAAGAGCTGCGattgctgccagagcaggagcacagggcgGGATTGAGCAGGAGGGGATTTCTGAGATTAGCACCATTCCGTATTTTGTCTCCCGAGCCGCTGGGCAGGACCGAGAGGGAATGCACTACGGAATGCAGGTCTGGACACGTGCACTTGCCTGAGAGCAGAGTCAGGTGAAATTGACAGGGGTTTGGGAGAGGTGGGGGAGTGAGGTTGGGGGAACGAGGGCACACGGAGTGGTGTGCAGGCTGAGCCTTTTGCAGCGGATTTGGCCAAGAGCAGGCCACGTCGGAAAGGTGGAGGGGAAGTGCCTTGTCCTTACTTTTCCCGCAGTGGCCATGTGGTCTtagcagagctgtgtctgtcGCTGTCGCAGGCTGgagggaagctgctgcctcGGCGTGTTGCAGGATCCCCCAGGCGTGGAGCGGGAGCAGTCCCGGGGCGTCTCTGGAAAACGCTGGTTAATGTGTGCTGGATGCTGGGCGGCACAGGGAATGCAGAGGGGAGGAGCTGGATAGCGGCAGGGAGGTGGATGGGAGCAGAAGTCCACCAGGGAGGCTTTTATCGGTGACTCTGCCCTTGGGTCATTCCCTACCCCCTCCTGCCTGAAAGGCTCAGAGAGCTCAGAAAGATTGGTTTATTTCTTTCAGATGCTTCTGGCAGGTGTGGAGGGAGGAGATCTGCATGACTGCTGGGTCTTCCTTGGCATCCCCTATTTGCCAGGTCAGAGCATTTGACCTGGTGGCCTTTCACACCATTGTATTTCCAAAAggattaaaaatttttaaaactaaaataaaacaaatcaaaattGTATGAAATTGTGCTGTGGTGGATAAAAGCAATGTGCTCTTGGATTGAAGCATTACGGTCTTCTGTGCTCTTGGAGCTATTTTCAGCATATCAGTAAGGGCAGAACCTGTCAgaagaggttttcttttttccccaagtacTTCACTCCAGTGAAACCTGGTTTGTAGGTGGGTTACTAACTCCAGGCAGGCTTTTCAGGTTCTCCCAGAGCTGTTTTCTGCTGAGGCATTGGACAAGATGATGTATTGGCAGGGATTGGATGAGTGAGAGCTTGTTGGAGGACCAGGCTGAGATGATGTCCTtattcagggcaaatttgggagagaacccccaaagggcccccctaggaaatcggattctaccacccctcccccaaccagtccaggagaaaatacttccttggagaaaagtggaaaaaaactgtttattaaacaagaaaacttaatattaaacaataaaaccccttgctgctccaaaggagatgacaaacccagaaagtcccctccccagattccagttcagctcactcagtcccttatcagtccctccagcgctggaaatgccgtggcccaggcctggcccggCCCACtgatgcgagctgctggtgctcttatggttgttcagtccagagcaggtgtgaacaggtccagagaaagggggaaaaaaaggaaaaaaaaaaagcacagtccagggaacttctttgcctcagctagctaaactaactaaaaagcaaggaaaaaaagagagccctgtcccgccgtctgttcatctgCAAAAAcacgcagtccagaagcaggaatgtgtaggagtgagttcagtgtctgaaaacaaattgcgcgcctcctctccccccctcaatctttgaagcaagtcttaaaggtgcaaaacttactattcagcataaacggaatgagatgattggggataaaagcatcatatagtcaacctaggacattccaccccttatccccatatcgtcagcttactactaaaactaatatatatattctaactctataaacacatacatcagacattcaatatacagctatacacagacaatggtagtaacatttagcaaacagtgatatttacacgTAGGTCTCACCCAACAatgagatctccctgaggtacacatccatctctttgcattatccaccatgtggaacctggtccctgagcaaagacaaccccacgaatgggtttgtctgtacttgaggcagaattgatccaaactgtcttccctaataaacctctgacatgtaccactcGGACTTTGTCTCCATCTACTCTATGCAAAGGCTCAGATTGGGCAGGGCCCACTCGGTTAGTAGAGCCTCGGGTGTTAACtagccaggtggcttttgccagatgctgctcccagtttttgaaagatcccccacctaatgctttcaaagttgttttcaacagtccattgtacctctccactttccctgcagctggtgcatggtagggaatatggtacacccactcaatgccatgttccctagcccaggtgttgataaggctgttcttgaaatgagtcccattgtctgactcaattctctcaggggttccatgtctccacaggacttgcttttcaagacccaggatggtgttccggacagtagcatgagacacaggataggtttccagccatcccgtggtggcttctaccatggtcagcacgtagtgcttgccttggcgtgtttGGGGCAGCatgatgtagtcgatctgccaggcctccccatacctgtacttggaccaccacccaccataccacaggggcttcactcgtttggcttgcttgatggcagcacacgtctcacagtcatggataacctgagaaatactgtccatggttagatccacccctcggtctcgtgcccacctataggtggcatctctaccctgatgacctgaggcgtCGTGGGCCCACtgagctaggaataactctcccttgtgttcccaatctaggtctatctttgacacctctatctttgcagcccggtctacctgctcattgtgttggtgctcctcattagctctgctcttggggacatgggcatctacatggcggaccttcacaggtagcttccctaccctagtagcgatgtctttccactcattGGCAGCCCAAATCGGTTTTCCTCTACGTTGCCAGTTagcttctttccacctctccagccatccccacagagcattggctaccatccatgaatcagtgtaaagatagagccttggccacttctctctctcagcaatgtccagggccagttgaacggccttgagctctgcaagttggcttgatccaccttctccttcggtagcttgtgcgacctgtcgtgtggggctccatacagctgctttccacttttGTTTCATTCCCACAATGCGACaagaaccgtcagtgaaaagagccTAGCGCGTTTCTTCCACTGGCAGTtcattgtatggtggagcttcttcagcacgtgtcacttcttcctcttcatcagcaagaccaaagttttcaccttccggccagtttgtaattatttccagaatcccagggcgattcagttttccaatatgggcgcgctgtgtgatcagagcaatccatttgctccatgtggcactggtggcatggtgcatagagggaacctttgctttgaacatccaccccagtactggtagtcggggtgccaggaggagttgtgcttcagtgcctattacctctgaggcagcttggactccttcataggctggtaaaatttccttctctgttgggATATAGCTGgcttcagaccctctgtagcttcgactccaaaatccaagtggtcagcctcgagtctccccaggcaccttctgccaaaggctccaggacaagccatggttcccggctgcagaatagagcacattcctcacctctggtcctgtcctgactgggccaagggcaactgcatgagcgatctcctgcttgatctgggtgaaggcttgttgctgctcagggccccagtggaacttgttcttcttacgggtgaccaggtagagagggctcacaatctgactgtactcaggaatgtgcattctccaaaagcctatggcacataggaaagcttgtgtttccttcttgctggatggtggagacattgctgtgatcttgttgatgacggcgggaatctgacgccgtccatcttgccacttcactcccagaaactggatctcttgagcaggtcccttgactttgctctttttgatggcgaagccggctttcaggagaatctggataatttcccttcctttctcaaacacttctgctgccgtcttcccccatacaatgatgtcatcaatgtattgcagatgttctggagcctcacccttttctagtacactctggatcagtcc is drawn from Haemorhous mexicanus isolate bHaeMex1 chromosome 4, bHaeMex1.pri, whole genome shotgun sequence and contains these coding sequences:
- the LOC132326221 gene encoding alcohol dehydrogenase 1-like, with the protein product MATAGKVIRCRAAVAWAPGKPLSIEEVEVAPPKAGEVRIKIVATGICHTDDHTLKGSLSSVEFPVILGHEGAGIVESIGEGVTSVKPGDKVIPLAIPQCGECSFCRNPESNFCQKSHFSEPQNLLPDKTSRFSCKGKQIHHFVWVSTFAEYTVVPEYTVAKIDAAAPLDKVCLLGCGFSTGYGAAINTAKVKPGSTCAVFGLGGVGLSVVMGCKAAGASRIIGVDINKDKFATAKKLGATDCINPRDFQKPIQEVLTEMTGQGVDYSFEAIGHEDTMIAALASCNMSSGVCVMVGLLDSGSEISINPTLLLTGRTWKGTLLGGWKPRECIPKLVSGYLEKKFNSDLLITQTLPFAQVNEGFELLRAGKSIRTVLLF